The proteins below come from a single Mycolicibacterium sp. TY81 genomic window:
- a CDS encoding DUF4395 domain-containing protein produces the protein MSDNSIETPQVDVRGPRFAAWVTTAVLIAALLVSAVSPIAAAVILGVQAVVFAIGAIGGPRKHPYGRIFATFIAPRLAPVSEKEPVAPLKFAQLVGLLFAIAGFVGFATGITALGLGATAFALIAAFLNAAFGICLGCQIYPLVARLRRTGVPAT, from the coding sequence ATGTCAGACAATTCCATCGAAACCCCGCAGGTCGACGTGCGTGGACCCCGCTTCGCAGCCTGGGTCACCACCGCGGTGCTGATCGCTGCGCTGCTGGTGTCGGCTGTCAGCCCGATCGCCGCGGCCGTGATCCTCGGCGTGCAGGCCGTGGTGTTCGCGATCGGCGCGATCGGCGGCCCGCGCAAGCACCCCTATGGCCGGATCTTCGCCACCTTCATCGCGCCGCGGCTGGCGCCGGTGTCGGAGAAGGAACCGGTCGCACCGCTGAAGTTCGCCCAACTCGTGGGCCTGCTGTTCGCCATCGCGGGATTCGTCGGCTTCGCGACGGGTATCACCGCCCTGGGACTCGGTGCCACCGCGTTCGCGTTGATCGCCGCCTTCCTGAACGCTGCCTTCGGCATCTGCCTCGGTTGCCAGATT
- a CDS encoding Ms5788A family Cys-rich leader peptide, whose translation MLAPRELLLTKRRAVDLCRVAGCCCCCCSC comes from the coding sequence GTGTTGGCCCCCCGCGAGCTCCTGCTCACCAAGCGTCGCGCAGTAGATCTGTGCCGCGTTGCGGGTTGTTGCTGTTGTTGTTGTAGCTGCTGA
- a CDS encoding thioredoxin family protein, giving the protein MNSTVVVLTVLVAALGIAYIIGRLLTLRAGLMKEVVPAETSAENDNADLGLSTTGPTVVHFSATWCGPCAAVRRVVDQVCDDLGVAHVELDLDANPVAARRLSVLSLPTTFIFDAAGQQRYRTAGVPKSADLREALLPLLA; this is encoded by the coding sequence ATGAACTCCACAGTCGTGGTGCTGACGGTCCTGGTCGCCGCGCTCGGGATCGCGTACATCATCGGGCGTCTGCTGACGCTGCGCGCCGGCCTGATGAAGGAAGTCGTGCCGGCCGAGACGTCGGCCGAAAACGACAACGCCGACCTCGGCCTGTCGACCACCGGCCCGACCGTCGTGCATTTCAGCGCAACGTGGTGCGGACCCTGTGCGGCCGTGCGCCGCGTCGTCGACCAGGTCTGTGATGACCTCGGGGTCGCGCATGTCGAGCTCGATCTGGACGCCAATCCCGTTGCGGCCCGACGACTGTCGGTGCTCTCGCTGCCGACGACGTTCATCTTCGACGCCGCGGGGCAGCAGCGGTACCGCACCGCGGGCGTCCCGAAATCCGCTGATCTGCGCGAGGCCCTGCTACCGCTGTTGGCCTGA
- the lmeA gene encoding mannan chain length control protein LmeA: MRKVLTRLLIPVVVLILAVVGTDFGFAIFAEYRMARSVRTAAHLHFDPWVSILGFPFGTQAARGRYQQVEVKAAAVAHPVVGKASIEATLYDMVATPKSWLIGPDAKLTAAKLESRIIVDSTHVGRFMGIKDLLVEAPTNDSNDATGGTTESGISENHGLVFTGTPAAAGLNKRVSVSVDLSITGADHTNLVFTATDVLTGPGTAEEKVPDDKKAAVLRAFSTTMPGMKLPFGLTPTSEGARGSDVIIEGIATGVTVPLDGFRQS, translated from the coding sequence ATGCGTAAGGTGCTGACCCGGCTGCTGATCCCAGTGGTCGTGCTGATCCTCGCGGTCGTCGGCACCGATTTCGGCTTCGCGATCTTCGCCGAATACCGCATGGCGCGCAGTGTCCGGACCGCCGCCCACCTGCACTTCGATCCGTGGGTGTCGATCCTCGGTTTCCCGTTCGGAACCCAGGCGGCGCGGGGCCGCTACCAGCAGGTCGAGGTCAAAGCCGCCGCCGTCGCGCACCCCGTCGTGGGCAAGGCGTCCATCGAGGCCACGCTGTACGACATGGTCGCGACGCCCAAGTCCTGGCTGATCGGACCCGACGCCAAGTTGACCGCGGCCAAGCTGGAAAGCCGCATCATCGTCGACTCGACCCATGTCGGCCGCTTCATGGGTATCAAGGACCTGTTGGTGGAAGCCCCGACCAACGATTCCAACGACGCCACCGGCGGCACCACCGAATCCGGTATCTCCGAGAACCACGGCCTCGTGTTCACCGGGACCCCGGCCGCCGCCGGCCTGAACAAGCGCGTCAGCGTCTCGGTGGACCTGTCCATCACCGGCGCCGACCACACGAACCTGGTGTTCACGGCGACCGATGTGCTCACCGGTCCGGGCACGGCGGAAGAAAAGGTGCCCGACGACAAGAAGGCCGCGGTCCTGCGGGCCTTCTCCACCACGATGCCGGGGATGAAGCTGCCGTTCGGGCTCACGCCGACCAGCGAGGGGGCGCGCGGCTCCGACGTCATCATCGAAGGCATCGCCACGGGAGTAACCGTGCCCCTGGATGGGTTCAGACAATCATGA